The Drechmeria coniospora strain ARSEF 6962 chromosome 02, whole genome shotgun sequence genome has a segment encoding these proteins:
- a CDS encoding protein PET100 precursor — protein MGGLNLEVFKFGVYVMFPIGIMYYFGTNLDNRFSVHNFWPRPEECNKVPRDRDEVKAEYDRIVARQKLHQMRLREEERQRPQMQESPANKTES, from the exons ATGGGTGGTCTCAATCTAGAAGTCTTCAAG TTCGGCGTGTACGTCATGTTCCCGATTGGCATCATGTACTACTTCGGCACCAACCTCGACAATCGCTTCTCCGTGCACAACTTTTGGCCGAGGCCGGAAGAGTGCAACAAGGTACCTCGGGATAGAGACGAAGTCAAGGCAGAATACGACCGCATCGTTGCGAGACAAAAGTTGCACCAGATGCGCCTacgcgaggaggagcggcAGCGACCCCAGATGCAGGAATCGCCAGCCAACAAGACCGAGTCCTAA